TCGCGAACCTCGTGCTCACCGCCGTTATCGTGGGAGTGATCGCCTAATGATCGGAATGCTCAAATCGATGGCAACGACGATGAAACACGCCCTGGACGGCGAGAAGTTCACCGTCCAGTACCCCGAGGAGACGCCCGACGTTTCCCCGCGGTTCCGCGGCGTTCACAAGTTCTCACAGGAGCGCTGTATCTGGTGTCGCCAGTGCGAGAAGGTGTGTCCGAACGACACGATCCAGATCGTCACCGACGACATGCGGAACGGCGAGCAGTACAACCTCCACATCGGCCAGTGCATCTACTGTCGGCTCTGTGAGGAAGTCTGTCCCGTCGACGCCATCCTCCTAACCCAGAACTTCGAGTTCACGGGCGACACGAAGGACGAACTCGCCTACAACAAAGAGCAGCTGAAGAACGTGCCGTGGTACAAGGATATCGATCCGCTGGCGTCTCGCGAGCCGGATCGAGAGGCGTGGGTCGGCGAGGGTGACGGCGACGTCGATTACCAGTAGGACGGCGAGCGAGCGCGAGCCGTTTCACCGACGCCGGATCGATATGTTGGCGCTGTCGAACTCGTTTATCAGTGATACATTCAGCCCCGTCATGGTCGGTCCAGAAGAAAGTGCATCCCGATCGGCCGCGGCGAGCCGATCGGCATTCAGCCCCGTCATGGTCGGTCCAGAAGGTCCCTCACTTCGTGGGGCATGCCCAAACGCACGTGCCGTTCGAGAAAATAATTTGCCTTCAAATTTGCTAGA
The DNA window shown above is from Natronomonas salsuginis and carries:
- a CDS encoding NuoI/complex I 23 kDa subunit family protein, which encodes MIGMLKSMATTMKHALDGEKFTVQYPEETPDVSPRFRGVHKFSQERCIWCRQCEKVCPNDTIQIVTDDMRNGEQYNLHIGQCIYCRLCEEVCPVDAILLTQNFEFTGDTKDELAYNKEQLKNVPWYKDIDPLASREPDREAWVGEGDGDVDYQ